Proteins encoded within one genomic window of Actinomycetes bacterium:
- a CDS encoding DUF5615 family PIN-like protein — protein sequence MRFLLDQDVDVAVRRMLIATGHECWTAADAGLTVAADDDLTVYAQAQGAILVTHDAAFSRRRRANCIGHHLWLKCAEMDAAELLRVRLDEVVAQFVGRANVTARLSPDELVAWSQWK from the coding sequence GTGAGGTTCCTGCTGGATCAGGACGTCGACGTTGCGGTCCGCAGGATGCTCATCGCGACTGGACACGAGTGCTGGACTGCCGCCGACGCGGGTCTCACCGTCGCCGCGGACGACGATCTAACCGTGTACGCCCAGGCCCAAGGAGCGATCCTCGTAACGCATGATGCAGCGTTCAGTCGGCGCCGGCGCGCGAACTGCATCGGACACCACCTTTGGCTGAAGTGTGCCGAGATGGATGCTGCCGAGCTCTTGCGGGTCCGGCTTGATGAGGTGGTTGCGCAGTTTGTCGGAAGAGCCAATGTCACCGCACGGCTGTCGCCGGACGAACTCGTGGCCTGGTCGCAGTGGAAGTGA
- a CDS encoding tyrosine-type recombinase/integrase, whose product MADRTFVQRRQAELWERQQLSRLDTSGWVDPALGRSTLAAVAEEWLPLREPQVERRTFQSDQSALRVHILPALGARPLAALRRTDVEDFARSLVSDKHLSAATATRVLATLKGLLAYATRDGRVLINVASNVIVRRSTRSRGDAEGAPTTARPLTLEELSALYRSQRERSNQADITLVLGLTGLRWGELAGLQVGDVSLGSSITGEPTMTLDVTRVVIYDGGGGPASLKPYPKGRRRRAVPVAAAAVPLVQARMDGRGCHEPLFASPGGGLLHESNWRRAVGWTSKTGHRPHDLRHTAASLFIAAGADLKSVQALLGHQSSRTTHDIYGHLLSADHLSSAVHRLDTLIGDELILPAAVMQDQERSGK is encoded by the coding sequence GTGGCAGATCGCACCTTTGTCCAAAGACGACAGGCCGAGCTGTGGGAACGCCAGCAGCTGTCACGGCTGGACACGTCCGGCTGGGTGGATCCCGCGCTCGGACGATCCACCCTCGCCGCCGTCGCCGAGGAGTGGCTGCCGCTGCGCGAACCTCAGGTCGAACGGCGCACCTTCCAAAGCGATCAGAGCGCCTTGCGCGTCCACATCCTGCCGGCGCTCGGCGCTCGCCCGCTCGCAGCACTACGCCGTACGGATGTCGAGGACTTCGCACGGTCGTTGGTCAGCGACAAGCATCTCTCTGCTGCGACAGCGACTCGGGTGCTGGCGACGCTGAAGGGACTCCTTGCCTACGCGACCCGGGACGGGCGCGTCCTCATCAACGTCGCGTCGAACGTGATCGTCCGCCGCTCGACCAGAAGTCGCGGCGACGCTGAGGGGGCGCCGACCACCGCGCGCCCGCTGACGCTCGAGGAGCTCTCGGCGCTCTACCGGTCGCAACGCGAGCGAAGCAACCAAGCTGACATCACGCTCGTCCTGGGGCTCACCGGGCTGCGATGGGGCGAGCTTGCCGGGCTGCAGGTCGGTGACGTGTCGCTCGGCAGCTCGATCACTGGAGAGCCGACCATGACCCTGGACGTGACCCGGGTGGTCATCTACGACGGCGGCGGAGGGCCCGCCTCGCTGAAGCCGTACCCGAAAGGTCGCCGCCGGCGCGCTGTCCCCGTGGCTGCTGCCGCCGTACCGCTGGTGCAGGCTCGCATGGACGGGCGAGGTTGTCATGAGCCGCTGTTCGCCTCGCCCGGCGGCGGACTCCTCCACGAGTCGAACTGGCGCCGAGCCGTGGGTTGGACGAGCAAGACCGGCCACCGGCCTCACGACCTGCGACACACGGCCGCCTCGCTGTTTATCGCGGCGGGCGCCGACCTCAAGAGCGTCCAGGCGCTGCTCGGGCACCAGTCCAGCCGCACCACACACGACATCTACGGCCACCTGCTCTCAGCCGACCACCTTTCGAGCGCCGTCCACCGCCTCGACACCCTCATCGGCGATGAACTGATCCTGCCCGCCGCTGTTATGCAAGACCAGGAGAGGTCTGGGAAGTGA
- a CDS encoding DNA-binding protein: MTRDELDQLPAMLDVPAAAHVLGIGRSLAYELIRSDRWPSPVVRVGKLIRIPTAPLLKLLDDGIVTSHPQSV, from the coding sequence ATGACCCGCGACGAGCTCGACCAACTCCCAGCAATGCTCGACGTGCCCGCCGCGGCCCACGTCCTCGGCATCGGCCGATCCCTGGCCTACGAGCTCATCCGTAGCGACCGCTGGCCCTCTCCCGTGGTCCGCGTCGGCAAGCTCATCAGGATCCCCACCGCGCCGCTCCTGAAGCTGCTAGACGACGGGATCGTCACCTCCCATCCACAGTCCGTCTGA